ATCTAATGTTATCTCAACCAAGTGGCAGAGCTAATCAAAACAATAGCCATCACCATTAGTACCCCAAAAACAAACAACATCTGCGAAGCCTAACTCTCCATAgaggtagggctgcaaacgatccgagccgctcgcgagctcggctcgataacggctcggctcggctcggttcaagacaaaaacgagccgagctcgagctcgagtcttgggctcgtttcataaacgagccgagctcgagctagtcaaaactcggctcgaattggctcgcaagctcgattatataatatatttatatatatatttttacatatttatatatatatttatatatatttgtttcataaacgagccgaacgagccgagctcgagctccgtaaatacctatcgagccaagctcgagctcgagttctgcagctcgtcacgagctcgagccgagctcgagccaactaaatttttgccgagccgagctcaaacactctaaaactcggctcggctcggctcgtttgcagccctacataGAGGGCACTAGGACCCAATTAAATCAATAAACATCCCATAAAAGAGATTATATATTATCGTCATAAGGACAAAGAAAACGATTGTGTTGTCGGAGGTAGATTTAGTCTCTCGCGCTCGACCACCACCGCATCTTCCGACGCCAAGCTAAGTACTTCTCCATTTTTAATTTCCATCTATTCCTCAAGTGCAATTTTGCTTATATATCCACCTAAAAAGTGGGTGAACATTACTTTTCATTCGTTATTAGTAACAAGATGTGGAACTTACTTTTTTAGTGCGTACTCATTTACTAATTTGGctcaaacccgcccatttgtcACCCTTAAATCCAAGTACTCATCTACTAATTAAGATCAAGCCCTGACTCACCCAATGACCCAAATTATATGATCTAAAATCATGTTCATATTTATATGTGCATTTACATATCCCgatatacatatacataattAGTAGCGGATCCAAAAATACAACTCAAATGAAATACTCCCTGTGTCCTAATTCAATTGTCATTTTTGGGAGTTCgagccacttttcaattgattatatcttgtaatttataatattttagataattttgaaacaattgtattataaaacaaattgagatctatcaaacaagatccatattagatataaaattcattaccaatttaaagatataactagtttttttatccagttaaaaTAGAACTGGAACAAATAAATTAGGATGGAGGTAGTACGTTTTAATtgttaatttaaaaaatcttttttgaTCACGATTCACAATCAAGTACATAATGTTATATTCAGTATAtgtaaaatataaaacaaatgGCTAAATTAACTTTGAATTGTACTTTTTATATGaatccttctttttttgtgaacagagaagcaaaaaaaactattgataagaaaaaaaaggattacaaagcaaagttcaaattggtaaaaaatCAATAGAGCATCCAGTGGGCCGGCCAAGCCAAAATTCTTTAATTAGAAGAAGTCACACATAACTTCAAGAATACCTACAACCCTTATTCGAACTATCATTAAAAACACGAGAAATTTAAATTACCTCTAAGGATAGAAAAGTACTATTGCATGTTAATTCTCATTTAGGATGGACTCATATTTTATTTACATCTAAAGACGATCACATTATGAAGATTATCATTTTACCCCTCAATagataaatataattttatactttattattttttcctattataggataaggtaccctaagatttaggcattttcataggattttagaATACATTTTATATTATAGGGTTTAGTGGTTTATATCAATTTTAAGAAAGAGAACAAACAAAACGTATTTTCATTTCAACTGAATCTGTTTTTCTGAGATTACAAAGCACTGTTCTCTTGCTATTTATACCACCAAGACCTAAAAGAAACACACGTCATTCTCAGACTTGTCATTGGATGAAAGAGAAGCACACGGATTGCTGAGCTGGCACCTAGCTGACCTGGAGTTGAACATAACAAATGACTTTCCCAAACTGCTCTGAACTGCTTCTAATTAACCCTTAACGCTCCAGATTTGCCAACCTTAACCACCCTTAATGAGCTGGCTTAACACCCCCCGTCAAACTAATGGGTGGATCACCAACCATTAGTTTGGAtttgagcaacctgaaccgaGAAACAGGCAAGCCTTTGGTGAATATATTTGCAATTTGTGCATGAGTCCCAATGAAATAAAGAACAATCTATTTGGCCAAAACTTGTTCGCGGATAAAGTGATAATCTAGTTCTATATGCTTGGTCCTGGCATGGAAAACAGGATTATTGGCCAATGCAATAGCAAACCTATTATCGCACCATAGGACATGAGGAGGGGAGATGGGAACCTTCAATTCAGTAAGCAACTGCTGTATCCACACCAAGTCGGCAGCtgtatgagccatggcacgatattcgGCCTCTGTAGAGGAACGAGCAACAGTGTGTTGCTTTTTAGCACACCAAGACACCAAATTGGAACCAAGAAAAATGGCATAACCAGTTGTGGATCTCCTATCCACAGGATCCCCTACCCAATCAGCATCAACAAAGGCAGTTAAAGCCACAGAACCAGCAGTAAAATGCAGCCCTTGAGTGATTGTACCCTTAATGTACCTCAGAATACGTTTAACAGCCCCATAGTGACTCATTTTAGGTTGATGCATATGTTGACACACCACATTCACAGGAAAAGAAATGTCAAGCCTAGTGAGAGTGAGATATTGTAAGGAACCAACTAGAGATCTGAACAACTGAACATCCAGAAACAAAGGATCAGTAGGATCAAGAGGAACTTTAGCAGAACTAGGAGAAGAACTAGGCTTGCAGTCCTCTAAACCTACCTTGCGCAAAATATCAGAAGCATACTGAGCTTGAGATAAGAAGAGACCTGTCTCAGTAGTGGTCACTTCAAGCCCCAGAAAATAATTCAAACTGCCTAGATCTTTCATAACAAGTCTCTTCTTATCTCAAGCTCAGTATTGCCTTGGTTTTGatctatgttgatgatatgaaaGATCAAAACTGGGCTTGCAGTCCTCTAAACCTACATTTGTTATGAAAGATCtttcatatcatcaacatagatCAAAACCAAGGTAATGCCTGACTCTTGATGAAGAACAAACAAAGAAGTGTCTGCCTTGCTGGAAACAAAACCCAGAGAAAGCAAGTAGGAAGAAAACACGGCATACCAAGCTCGTGGAGCTTGTCGAAGACCATATAAAACTTTGGTTAACttgcaaacatgattagggTGATGAGGATCTTTGTAGCCCATTGGTTGCTTCATATACACAGTTTCTGAGATCAGcccatgtaaaaaagcattgGAGACATCCAATTGTCTCAAAGGCCAGCCAAACTTAAAATAATCCTAAGAGTTGGTTGCTTGATGACCGGACTGAAAGTCTCAGTGAAATCCATCCTCTCATACTGTTGATTACCATTGGCGACAAGCCTCGCTTTGTATCGAGCTATAGTCCCATCTGAGTGTCTTTTAATCTTGAAAATCCACTGACACCCAATAATATTACCATGAGAAGGAGGAGGAACCAAGGTCCATGTACCTTGTTTGACCAAGGCCTCATATTCCTTAGCCATTGCCTTTTGCCACACAGTATGTTTGACAGCCTCTGTAAAGGTTTTAGGTTCAACAACTGGAGAAACATTAGTAAACAAAGACAAGGGGTGTTTAGGCTTGAAAATGCCCGCTTTAGATCTAGTTGTCATAGGATGaacaagaggaagaggaggagcgACAGAAGGAATagcagaagaagaaggaatAGCATTGGAAGACTCAGGTAAAAACAAATCAGGAGAAGAAGTGTGCGTTGTGAAACTTGGACCAGCAGTGACCATGGAGCTAGAAACTGAATCAGAAGAACCAGAGGGAGACAAAGGAGAAGGTAATGGAACTTGGACTATAATGTCATCAAAAGAAGTAAGAGAAATAggaaaagaagaacaagaaactGAAGGAAAGGAAGTATGAGAAGCTGAAGCAAGAAGTTTCTGAAAGGGAAAACAGGTTTCTTCAAATTTTACATGCCTTGACACATAGACCTTGTCTGTAATAGGATCATAACAACAATATCCCTTGGAAGTAGAGCAATACCCTAACAACACACATGGCACAAACTTGGGACTCAACTTATGAGAGTTGTAAGGCTTTAACCAAGGAAAGCAGGCACAACCAAAGGGTTTTAAAGCTAAGTAATCAGGAGTAGTATGAAAAAGCAAAACATAAGGAATTTGAAACTGAAGAGAACTATGAGGAAGTCTATTTGCCAAAAAAACAGCTGTAGTTAAGGCTTCAAGCCAAAAATGTGTAGGCATACCAGCATGAATAAGAAGAGTAAGGGTGGTTTCTATGAGATGTCTATGCTTTCTTTCCACGACTCCATTTTGTTCAGGAGTATGTGGACACGAAGTTTGATGACAAACTCCATACAACAGAAACAACTGGTTGAGATAAGTATTCACAAATTCGCCTCCATTATCTGACCTTACAGTCTTAACAGGAGTATTAAACTGAGTTTGTACATAGGTTTTGAATTGAGTAAGCACAACTTTCACATCAGACTTATAATGCAATGGAAATAACCAAGAATATCTGCTAAAATCATCAATTATTAACAGATAATATCTGTAACCTTGAACAGAAGGAACAGGAGCAGGGCCCCACACATCCATATGTAAAAGATCAAAAGGCTTAGAAGAAGTAGTAACAGAAACAGAAAATGGAAGTTTGTGACTCTTGGCTTGATTACAACTAAAACAAGTCACATCAAAAGGTCTATGAACAGGCAGTTGAAACTGCTTTATTAAGGATTGAAACAAAGGAAGACTAGGATGGCCTAACTTTTGATGCCATACAGAAGCAGATGACCCATGAGAAGTGTGAAAGACTTGAGAACCTGAGGTGGAAGGAGCAGCTTTACAGGAGGTCTGAATTGGGTATAAACCCTGAAGACATGGTCCCTTGTGAAGAACTTGGAGTGTGTGATTGTCCTGAATCACTTATCCATtacaattaaaaattagagaacAATTATTGTCTTTTGCAAACTGGTGCACAGATAACAGATTGTGAGTTATGGCAGGTGAATGTAAAACATGATTTAGTTTGAAGCTAGCATGAGGAGTAGGTAAAAGACCTTTACCAGAATATGACACAGGAATAGAATTTCCATTTCCAACAACCACTCCTTCTCCTGCATGGCAAGGCTGATGAATCTGAAGATTAGCCAAATCATTGGTGACATGTGCTGAGGCTCCACTATCAAAGTACCAGTTTGGAGTGATGGCAGAAGAGTCCATActagaaaaggaagaagaggcATGCTGTACACCTTGATGTCCTCCATGACTGACCATATTTGCTACTGGGGGTGGATAAGAAGTTTTGGGATATTGTGAAGAAGTAGAGCAAGGATACTGTCTAGAAAATCCCCCATTCTGTCCATGAAAACCAAAAAAGCCTCCATTCTGACCATTAAAACCAGAAGCACCATTGTATCCCATCACAGAATTCTGCATTGGAGGTGTAAAACCTGATGGAGTAAAGCCTGAATAACTTCCTTGATTTCCAAACCATGGTAAAGAACCAAATCTGCCAGGCATAAAAGATG
The sequence above is drawn from the Rhododendron vialii isolate Sample 1 chromosome 6a, ASM3025357v1 genome and encodes:
- the LOC131328547 gene encoding uncharacterized mitochondrial protein AtMg00810-like, producing MKDLGSLNYFLGLEVTTTETGLFLSQAQYASDILRKVGLEDCKPSSSPSSAKVPLDPTDPLFLDVQLFRSLVGSLQYLTLTRLDISFPVNVVCQHMHQPKMSHYGAVKRILRYIKGTITQGLHFTAGSVALTAFVDADWVGDPVDRRSTTGYAIFLGSNLVSWCAKKQHTVARSSTEAEYRAMAHTAADLVWIQQLLTELKVPISPPHVLWCDNRFAIALANNPVFHARTKHIELDYHFIREQVLAK